Sequence from the Phragmites australis chromosome 6, lpPhrAust1.1, whole genome shotgun sequence genome:
ATGAAGCGCATGATGACAGCATGTGGTACCTTGACACCGAGGCCATGAACCACATGACTGGCGTGCTGGCTACCTTCTCTGATCTTGATCAGGGGGTGGGCGGCACGATCAAGTTTGGTGATGGCTCCCTGGTGAACATCGAGGGACGCGGAATGGTGTTGTTCGAGTGCAAAAATGGTGAGCACAGCGCATTTTCTGGTGTCTACTACATCTCGTGTCTTACGACGGACATAATTAGCATCGGGCAGTTGGACGACAACGGTTGCGAGGTGCGGATCAAGGAAGTGCTCCTCCGAATATGGGACAGACAACGTCGTCTGGTGATGCGGGTACAACGTTCTGCAAGCCGTCTGTACCTCCTACGCCTCAACCTCGCCAAGCCGGTGTGCCTGTCCGCGCGCCACCAGGAGATCGCTTGGACTTGGCACACGTGATTTGGGCACCTCAGCTTTGACTCCCTCAAGCGGCTGTCCGACGGCGACATGGTACGTGGCTTACCCCACATTGACCATGTTGATTAGTTGTGCGATTGTTGTATAACCACTAAGCAAAGGAGAACGGCGTTCCCAGCGGCGGCTCGCTACCACGCCACTCACCAGCTCGATATAGTCCACGGTGACCTATGTGGGCCGATCTTCCTGGCTACACCCGGGTGCAAGCGACACTTCTTGTTGCTCATGGATGATTATAGTCGCTTTATGTGGCTGGTTCTCCTCAGGGCTAAGAGCGATGCACCTGCGGCGATCAAGAACTTTCAGGCGTCGGTGGAGACTGAGACCGGTCGCAAACTGCACGTCCTTCGCACGGACATTGGGGGTGAGTTTGCCTCAGCTGAATTCGCTGAGTATTGCGCAGGCCGTGGAGTGCAACACCATCTCTCAGCGCCTTATTCGCCACAGCAAAATGGCGTGGTGGAGCGCAGGAATCAGATGGTGCTTGCCATGGTGCGGAGCCTTCTCAAGTCGTGTGGCGTTCCGGCGACGTTCTGGGGAGAGGCTGTGACAACAGCCATATTTCTGTTGAATCGGTCATCGACGAAGAGTGTCAGTGACATGACACCCTTTGAGGCCTGGCACGGCCGCAAGCCGGCGGTGCATTACTTGCGAACGTTCGGCTGCGTGGAGTACGTGAAGATTACAAAGCCACACTTGGCGAAGCTGGCAAATAGGAGCTTCCCTGGTGTCTTCATCGGGTACCAACCGGGTGTGAAGGCGTACCGCCTCTATGATCCGACAACCGGGCGCGTCCACATCACACGTGATGTTGTGTTCCGGGAGGACAAGGCTTGGGACTGGAGCAAGTAGTGTCTCGGCCTGACAGCGACACCGATCGAGTTCATCATCGAGCGCACTGCAGTGCGAGGAGACGAGCACCACGCACCGGACAGTCCAACGCCTATGCTGGACATCCGGCGCCCCCGTTCGACGACCAACCGGCAGGATCGCCTGCTCCATCCGTGTCACCGTCTCCTGACGCAATTGCACACCTGTTCGATGACGATGACGGCCCCCTGCTACCCAAGTTCAAGCTGGTCGATGATATTCTTGGGGCATCCCTGGGACCGGGCTTCGCCGAGCGCAATCTTAGCGAGGCGCTGATGGTTCAGTTTACCGACGAGCCGGTGACCTTCGTCGAAGCCGAAAGATACCCAGAGTGGAGTCAAGCCATGATGGAGGAAATGAGCGCGATCGAGGACAACAACACCTGGAGGCTGGTTGATCTCCGTCCGGGACACAAACTGATCGGCCTCAAGTGGGTTTACAAGGTGAAGAAAGATGGCCAGGGCATGGTGATCTGCCACAAAGCATGTTTGGTGGCGAAGGGGTAAATTCAGTAGCATGGGATCGACTTCGACAAGGTTTTTGCTCTTGTGGTG
This genomic interval carries:
- the LOC133922912 gene encoding uncharacterized protein LOC133922912 gives rise to the protein MLTRDSYTDWSLLMKVMMKARGLWEAVEVGGVDQLEDLMAMDAILKAVSLELMGMLVRKGSTLVAWDTVKSMYAGSKSVRKLKAQQLCLGDVHTDEMMVHKFLRVLPTKFSQITLSIETMLDLENLFVEEQTERLKVVEDRKEINNSAPSGSGSGEGKLLLSELESLDEQKEAPLQDYVNNHRKVVHLEEGKVLAQLDRDEAHDDSMWYLDTEAMNHMTGVLATFSDLDQGVGGTIKFGDGSLVNIEGRGMVLFECKNGEHSAFSGVYYISCLTTDIISIGQLDDNGCEVRIKEVLLRIWDRQRRLVMRVQRSASRLYLLRLNLAKPVCLSARHQEIAWTWHTAKSDAPAAIKNFQASVETETGRKLHVLRTDIGGEFASAEFAEYCAGRGVQHHLSAPYSPQQNGVVERRNQMVLAMVRSLLKSCGVPATFWGEAVTTAIFLLNRSSTKSVSDMTPFEAWHGRKPAVHYLRTFGCVEYVKITKPHLAKLANRSFPGVFIGYQPGVKAYRLYDPTTGRVHITRDVVFREDKAWDWSK